From one Triticum urartu cultivar G1812 chromosome 3, Tu2.1, whole genome shotgun sequence genomic stretch:
- the LOC125549309 gene encoding uncharacterized protein LOC125549309, whose amino-acid sequence MSPSLTGSGKPPPSPSSSITGKHLASPSSSPSVAGRNTNIGMSTPPTDSGGQDVVAYSGTGSVPQMDAMEEEEDDFDESADYHGFADPIFIPDEEEDGAGGDEEEDDAEEEENVEVASKRKLTSVVWAEFKRVKVAGKWKAKCVYCNKELGGAPKNGTKHLHYHLGICVLRKIKIKTTVASESAFSTSDRVISDHRCSLTPETLEALMCSQDWIRNKYKDGNNGSATSFWTCLQDSQEVLPPPDLESYA is encoded by the exons ATGTCCCCGTCCCTCACCGGCAGCGGCAAGCCTCCACCGAGTCCGTCATCGTCCATCACCGGCAAGCATCTTGCAAGTCCATCCTCATCACCATCCGTCGCCGGCCGGAACACAAATATTGG CATGTCCACACCACCAACAGATAGCGGTGGCCAAGATGTAGTTGCATATTCAGGGACAGGAAGTGTACCTCAAATGGATgcaatggaggaggaggaggatgacttCGACGAGTCCGCTGATTACCATGGGTTTGCAGATCCTATTTTTATTCCAGATGAAGAGGAAGATGGTGctggaggggatgaagaggaagaTGATGCTGAAGAGGAGGAAAATGTGGAAGTTGCATCCAAAAGAAAACTCACTTCGGTTGTGTGGGCTGAATTCAAGAGAGTGAAGGTTGCAGGAAAATGGAAGGCTAAGTGTGTTTATTGCAATAAGGAGCTTGGAGGAGCACCAAAGAATGGGACCAAACATCTTCATTACCACTTAGGCATTTGTGTTTTGAGAAAGATCAAGATCAAGACCACTGTTGCTTCAGAATCAGCATTCAGCACAAGTGATAGAGTTATAAGCGACCATCGTTGTAGTCTTACTCCAGAGACGTTAGAAGCTCTAATGTGCTCACAAGATTGGATAAGAAACAAATATAAAG ATGGCAACAATGGTAGTGCAACAAGCTTCTGGACTTGTCTCCAAGACAGTCAAGAG GTGCTGCCCCCACCTGATCTGGAAAGTTATGCTTGA